GCTTGCCCAGCAGGTTGGAGTCCCTGCAACTGGTAACAAGGTTGATCTCATCAAATCTATCCAGAGAAAAGAGGGGAATTTCGATTGCTTTGGATCAGCAACCGGCAATTTTTGCGATCAGTGGAACTGTCTCTGGAGAAATGACTGCCTGAAACCATCTAAAAAATCTCAGTAATCTTCTGATAGCAAAAATCCTGATACTGAGAATCCATAAAACAGGTCAATACTGTCATTATAAAGATAAACTATAAAAAGGGCGGCGTAGCCAAGTGGTAAGGCAGAGGTCTGCAAAACCTTTATTCAGCGGTTCAAATCCGCTCGCCGCCTCCAATAGACTCAGATCATCAATTCTTCCCTTATCGTAAATATAGAAGGCCATACCCTGGCAGGCTCTTCAGCAAAGATCTTATTAACATCTGCCTTTATGGTAATCCAGTCGCCGCGCATTATCTCGTGTTCAAGCTGACCAGGCGCCCAGCCGGCATACCCTGCGTAAACACGCACCATGGCATTTACCGGTCCTTCCTGCAGGAGTGAGAGGATCAATTCCTTTTTCCCGGTAAAATACACATTATCAAAGACCTGTTTTGTCCCTTCCCCTGACTTATCAGAGGTAAACAGGATATTTATATCACCAATGTCCACAGGCCCACCCTTGAAAAGGGGTATAGCTGCACCTTTCAGTCCCTTTAGTTCAGGGATTAAGTGGCGCAACTGAACATATGACGGCCTGTTGATAACCACCCCCGTTGCCCCTTCCTTGCCGTAAGAAACCAGCAGGACCACTGAATGAATGAAATTAGGGTCAGCAAGATGAGGTTTCGCAACCAGGAATACGCCCGGCTGGAGCGGCACGATCTCATGATTATCAGAGGGTACGGCTGCTTCAGGGAGAGAACAGAGGCAGAATGCAATAACAACGAGACATAAAATATATTTTGTCTGTTTAATTGTTTTCATGAAGATCCCTCCTCATTGACAACGTATTTGCAGGCGACGAGACCGATACCTGCAACAGGATAGAGAAAATCCTGTAAAGCAAAGAGAATTATTTTGATTCTGCTTTGCATAGAGGTATATAATATTATCATAAAACTGAACCTTAAAAGGATAAATAATGGAACAACATTTGGACGACAGCCGCCTGCAGGCGGATATACAGTATCTTGAAGACGCCCTTAGCGAGGTAATAAGGGAGCAGGAAGGGGATGAGCTCTTCCATTTAATAAAAGATTTTGAAAATGCCTGTAAGAAAATCAAGGACCAATACGACCCTTCCATCGAGGAATTTCTTCTACGGGAATCAGAAAAACTCAATATTCCTACAGCATCAAAGCTAATCCAGGCGTTTGCGCTTTATTTCTATCTGCTGAATACGGCTGAAGAAAACTTCGGTATGCAGCAGAGAAGGGAGATTCTGCGGGAGGGGGAAAGGATCAGAGGCTCCTTTGAGGACTGCCTTGCAAGGTTGAAAGACAAGGGTGTAAACAGGCAGATTATCCTTGATGTTATAGACAACCTTTCAATAGAACCGGTCATGACTGCCCATCCAACTGAGGCAAAACGTCTTACCATACTGAAGAAGTACAGGAAGATATACCTCACAATATTTAAAAAAGAAAACCCTATATGGACACCTGATGAAAAGGCGCTTCTTGGCCAGGAGATAATCAATGAGATACAAAAACTCTGGCAAACAGGCGACATATTCCTTGAAAGGCCCACTGTACAGGAAGAGATTACCAACGGGATCCACTATTTCCGGGAGGCATTTTATCCGGTTATTCCAAAACTCTACCTGGCGTTAAAAAGGGCACTGGGAAAATTCTATCCTGATAATGAACTACACCTCCCCCCTTTCCTTAAATTCGGTTCATGGATTGGGGGAGACAGGGACGGTAATCCTAATGTAACGCCTGACCTGACAAGGTGGGCGCTGAAGGCTCAGAAAGACCTGATCCTCTCCCTTTATATTCAGTCTGTCAATGAGTTAATAGGCAGTCTCAGTCAGTCAACAACAAAGGTCAATGTCTCCCCGGAACTCCTCGCATCAATAGAGATTGATGCGGCAAATATGCCAGATACAGGTCAGCGTATCATTGACAGAAACCCATATGAACCATACAGGCAAAAGCTTTCATTTATAAAAATAAGACTTGAGAAAACAAGGGAGGTCAATACCGCAGTGTTGACCTCTGCGGTGGCCCATTCAGAGAAGCTCTATCAAAATGCATCAGAGTTCCTGAATGACCTGCAGATAATCCGGAGGAGTCTTTATGAAAACAAGGGTTCAAAGACCGCAGAGATAGAAATAGACGCGTTGATAAAGAGGATAGAGGTATTTGCATTCCACCTCGTCCGGCTTGACATACGGGAAGAGGCGTCAAAGCATACAAGGGCAATATTGGAAATATTTGAAGTGCTGGGAATATATCCGGATTACATTAATATGCCTGAAGATGAAAAGATCCGGATCCTTGCAATGGAAATAGAGAACCGGCGCCCGCTGATCCATGAGGACATGACCCTGCCTGCTGAGTGCCGCAGGACAGTAGAGACATTCAGGGTTATTAAATGGGCAAGAGAAAACATAAGTCCTGATGCGATTAACACCTATATAATCAGTATGACCCATGAGTTAAGCGATATACTGACAGTACTGCTTCTTGCAAAAGAGGCCGGCATCAGGTTCCTTGACATCGTCCCACTCTTTGAGACTATTGATGACCTTAGAAGGTCCGGCACAATAATGGAGGGCCTGTTCTCACTTCCTGTTTACAGGAGACATCTGGAGCAGCGTGGAAAATTGCAGGAGATCATGCTTGGCTATTCTGACAGCAACAAGGACGGCGGTATAATTACATCCGGGTGGGAACTCTATAAGGCGCAGAAGATACTGCGGGATGTTGCTCAGAAACATGGGATGCGCCTCAGGTTGTTTCACGGCAAAGGCGGTACTGTAGGAAGGGGCGGCGGACCAACGCACAAGGCTATTCTTGCGCAGCCTCCGGGCACTATTCAGTGCGACATTAAGATTACGGAGCAGGGTGAGGTTATATCATCAAAATATGCAAACCAGGGAACCGCACTCCACAACCTTGAGCTCCTGTGTGCAGGGGTTATCGAGGCCAGCACACCCGCCTTCCACAAGGAGATAGAAGCGCTGGATGAAAAATACACCCCTATCCTGGATGAACTCTCGTATATGGCGTATAAACTTTACAGGGAACTTGTAGATGACCCTCATTTTTACACGTACTTTATTCATGCCACGCCGGTTAATGAAATAGGTCTTGCCAAAATTGGTTCACGCCCCTCAAAAAGAAAGGAAGAGGGCTGGAGGATTGAAGACCTCCGGGCAATACCATGGGTATTCAGCTGGACACAAAGCAGGTGCATGCTGCCAGCATGGTATCCCATAGGGAGCACCTTTAAGAAATTTATTGATCGTGACCCTGCGGCCCATTCCATCCTCCTGAAGGAAATGTATCAAAAGTGGCCATTCTTTGAAAACCTGCTCGATAACACTCAGATGACTATGGTAAAGGCGGACATGAATATTGCACATCTATATTCCCACCTGCTGCCGGATTCAGCTATAAGAGACAGGATTTTTGATATCATAAAAATGGAGTTTGAATTATCAAGAGAGATGATACTCTTTATCACCGGACAAAAAGACCTGCTCGACAATGATCCATGGCTTCAGCGATCCATAAGGCTTAGAAACCCTTTCATGGATCCTATAAACTATATCCAGGTAAACCTGCTGAAGCAACTCAGGGGGGATAAGACCAGTGCAGTTAATAAGAAAGAGCTGACTGACACTGTTTTACTTACAATCAGTTGCATAGCGGCCGGCATGAGAAACACTGGATAGGTTCACTCGAAAATCTCCGTCCAAATCCCCCCTATCCCCCCTTTACTAAAGGGGGGAACTAATTTCCCCCTTTTCCAGGGGTAATATCCAATTCCATCGCCTCTCTACAGGAGTTCTTTATTTACCTTAATTTTTGCTTTGGCCCGCATGGCAACCGCATATGACATGACTGCCTTTTCCTGCTTCTGGAATTTCAGGAACTTCTTAAGCCTCTGAAGTTCCTCTGGAACCCTCTCTGCCGAAGCCCCACCCTTGCCTCCGGGCAAACCTGATGGAAAAGCCTCATTGACTTCAGCGTCCGAGACTGTAACTGAATCCCTTATAATGCTCTTAATCTTTTCTATAAGTATTTCCTCCCGCTGGGACCCCTCAAAAACCGCTTCAGACAAACGGTTTGCATCAAGAATGCCTTTATAAAGGCTGCGGTCAAATTTTCCTTCCCTGTGAAACATCTTCATTTTCATTATGCCATCCCTTAACTCGTCATCACTGACACTCAAACCAACATCACCTGCAGCCTCAAGCCAGAGTTTTCTTGCTACGAGATCGTCCATAACCTTATCCCTAATGTTCAGCTTCTCCAGCATTTCAGCATCAAACTTGTCTTTATACATATCCTTGTAACTCTCTACAGTCCTGTTGTAAACCCTCCTGTAGTCCTGAGCCTTTATATCCTGGCCATTTACAGAGGCGACCACATCGGCATCACGTGACTGAATACCATACCAACCCATTGAAAGGACAAACGTAACAGCAATAACCCCCATTATAATTTTGAGAACCAATGGGTTATCAACAGCAAGTTCGCGTACTATTTTTAACATGTTGAACCTCCCTAATACAGATCGTTTTTAAAATGCTTGCTAAGCGCCAGCTCCTGAGCATGATAGTGCGAGCCTATATCCGTTCCATAGCTTGTCTCAGGCCGTCCAGCCATTTTCTCATACCGTATCTTGAAAAAGACCTGACCATCTTCTATGCGGAACGGCACATCATGCGGCCTTACCTCAAGGACAGACCTCGTGCCATTAACCTCACCATGTCCATAACCAAAACCGCTGTCAAAAAAACCGGCGTAGTGCGTCCTCAACTCGCCGGACCCTGCATCGAACTCTATCATCTCGGCTGCGTATTCAAGAGGCACCCGCACCTTTTCTTTTGATGCAAATATATAAAACTCCTCAGGCTCCAGGATCAGAAATCCCTCCCTGGGGGCATGTATAGGCTCCCAGTAGTCAGACGCGAGATATCCACCAGCCTTGCTGAGATCAATGATTGAACTGTTTTTTTTTGCCTTAAATCCTACAATGCCTTTGCTTGTCCTTCCCTTTAGATCCACCCTCATGCAGAGCCCGTCTCTAATAATGGCCGCCTCTGACGGCAATAACACACCATCCTCGTTAAATAACAGTTTTTCTGAATCACAGACACTGGAAAGCAACCTGTCTTCAACATGCTGGCGGTCATTAAATAGTCTTAGCTGATTGAGGCTCTGGCCGGTCGTTACCCTGACTGTAAATGACCTTGGGAAGACTTCAAGGTATAGGGCACCGGAATATCCGTTATCAATCTCATCAAATCTGTAACCCTTGTCTGTAATAACCCTGGTAAATATATCCAGTCTGCCGGTTGAACTTTTTGGGTTGGCCTTGCCATTTATCTCCGGTGGCAGGTGCAGCTCTTCGATTAATGGGATAACATATACATTCTTCTTTTCGAGTATCCCATTATCATCAAGGTCTACCTCATACATGTACAGCTCATCGAGCAGTTCCTGCACACTCCTGCGCTGCGGCAGGAAACTGCTTCTGACCCGATAGGCCTTGCTGCCAAGCCTTAAGTCTATACTTGCAGGCTGCAGTTGTTTATCAATGACAGGGACTGAAGGCTTTATCACCCCGGTCCCGATTAGCTGTTTCAGATTTTGTATTGGCAGAGTGCCTTTATTCATCCCAAAATGCTCCTATGTACCTGTCATTCCCACGGAACCCCCCGTATAATTTAAGCGGAGAGTGGGAATCCAGAACCAGGCCTCAGTCTGGATTCCCGCTTACACGGGCATGACGTTTTCATGAACCTTGTGAGCCCTGAGCTGTGAGCTTGTCGAACAGTCGAAGGGCTCATGACGGTTCACCGGAAAATCTCCGTTAATCACAGCTAACCTTCTCCTGATCTGGCTGAGGGTAGCTGTAGACCTTATCATTATAATTCCTTGCTACTACCTCCCTGTCATTAATCTCTACGACAAAATCCGAAGGGAGCAGCGGGATCTTTCCCCCGCCTCCCGGCAAGTCAATAACAAATCTGGGTATTGCCATTCCTGATATCCTGCCCTGAAGCGCCTTTATTATGTTTAATCCACACTCAACCGGAGTCCTTAAATGATCTGTGCCGCGGGTGAGGTCAGCCTGATAAAGATAATACGGTTTTACCCGTATTGCCAGAAGTTTCTGCATTAGCTCCTTAATCGTCTCCACATTATCATTGATCCCTTTAAGCAGGACAGTCTGGCTTCCGAGCGGAATGCCTGCATCAGCGAGCCGGCCGCAGGCAATGGCAACCTCTTTCGTTATCTCAGCCGGATGAATGAAGTTTATATTCATATACAATGGATGATATTTTTTCAACATATTACAGAGTCTTTTTGTTATCCTCTGAGGCAGCGTACCGGGAACACGTGTGCCTATCCTGATTATTTCGACGTGCGGTATCTCATTTAATGACCGCAGTATCTCTTCAATCTCCCTGTCCTTTAATAGCAGGGGATCTCCGCCGGAGAGTATGACATCTTTTATCTCATTATGCTCCCGGATGTATGCGATGCCTTTTCTCACCATCTCTCTTGAGACAGGCTCCCTGCCTACAAACCGTTTTCTCGTGCAGAACCTGCAATAGACAGGACACTGATGGGTCACCATTAGCAGCGCCCTGTCTTCATAACGGTGAACTACGGAAAATACCGGGCTGTCACCCTCTTCATTGAGAGGGTCATCAAGTCCGGCATTATCATGGATCTCCTGGGCATCAGGGACAACCTGCCTGTAAAGCGGATCGTCTTTCCCAGTGATGAGACTCAGAAAATAGGGATTAATTCGTGCAGGATATTCATCCATAATCCTTGCAAGGGTCTCTGCATCAAGTCCGAATTCCTCAGAAATCTGCGAAGGCCTTATAAGGCTCTTTTTTAGTATATGCTGCCAACGCTCCACTATAACATCACCCCTTAATTATTGACTATCACTTCAAATCCCATTCCTGCCTTATCGCGACTAATCCCCACAGCAGTAATAACAGCATCCTTCATCCCATGGATAAGCCTCTTGTCGAGCGGGCATATGGTTGCCATTATCCCCCTCAACTTAACCTCTTCACCTTCCACAAAATAATATGGACAGAGCCGGACACGGCCTGTCATGGCCTTTATACCGTCATTCCCCTTCCCTTCCTCCAAATAACCTATCTGCACATGCCTTCCCTTATGAAACTCCTGAAGGATGTATGGTGTCGTGTTGAACCCCCCCAATACCTCTTCAATAACAGCGCTCCAGTCCTCTTTCGACACATCCTCACCGACTGTCACACCCCTGCTGCCCCACGCCAGCTCTGAAAATCCGGAGGGCTTTATGACAAACTGCCTCTCCTTCTGCGTAGCATCTGAGAGATCAGACCAGTGAGAAACCGCCTTTCTTTTGCCAATCCTGAGTCCTGGTATTATACCATATGGCGGCATTTCAGAGGGATCGAGAATCCATGTGCAGGGAAAGAGATCAGCCAAAGTATTAAATACATCCTGCCCCAGTTCATTAATCCAATACTCTTCGAGGAGAGGGTGATGAAACAGGGCATAAAGCATCTTCTCCTCAAGGAAGTGTTTAAATGGAGGGGTTACTGCCACCTCCTTTTTTTTAGCGCAGTACAGCATTAGTTCTGTTTTAGGTACATTTCTGAGATCAAAGAGTTCGAAAAATCTGTAAATTGCATCAACCCTCAAACGTCCGGCACCTGTATCAAGGTATAATCCATCTTCATCATAAATCAAGTCCTGCGGTTTCACTGTATACGCCCTGCCGCCGGACTCCCTAATTGTTGCTGACAGAAACTCCATTTCAGCCATGTAATCCCTGGATTCATCTGATACTACGGTTGCGACTACAGGGTCATGCAGCGAGGAAACACCCCTTATCATATTCATAAAACCATTAAAAATCCCATCATCCTGACCTGTTACTGAATAGCCGAAGGAACTGTACACCCTGTTAAGACTTCCTGTTAATCCTATTCCCCCGGGAACAGAATCCAGTTCAGCCGCAACCATCCCCTGTTCTGTAAGAATTATATCAGGTCTTATAACGGCCGGGAGCAGCCGTTTCATCCTGTTCATTGAGGCATATTCTATAAGAGATTGAGGCTTTCCCTGATTGAGATATCCGGCAATCCAGGAAGGCTGCCTGCCAATAATGCTTTCGTAATATATTTTATTCGATGCTTTATAGAAAGAATAAAGGCAGGGGCCAAGCTGCTCAAGCGCTCTGACTTC
The nucleotide sequence above comes from Nitrospirota bacterium. Encoded proteins:
- a CDS encoding SAP domain-containing protein gives rise to the protein MTLPEIKKLAQQVGVPATGNKVDLIKSIQRKEGNFDCFGSATGNFCDQWNCLWRNDCLKPSKKSQ
- a CDS encoding YqgE/AlgH family protein; this translates as MKTIKQTKYILCLVVIAFCLCSLPEAAVPSDNHEIVPLQPGVFLVAKPHLADPNFIHSVVLLVSYGKEGATGVVINRPSYVQLRHLIPELKGLKGAAIPLFKGGPVDIGDINILFTSDKSGEGTKQVFDNVYFTGKKELILSLLQEGPVNAMVRVYAGYAGWAPGQLEHEIMRGDWITIKADVNKIFAEEPARVWPSIFTIREELMI
- the ppc gene encoding phosphoenolpyruvate carboxylase translates to MEQHLDDSRLQADIQYLEDALSEVIREQEGDELFHLIKDFENACKKIKDQYDPSIEEFLLRESEKLNIPTASKLIQAFALYFYLLNTAEENFGMQQRREILREGERIRGSFEDCLARLKDKGVNRQIILDVIDNLSIEPVMTAHPTEAKRLTILKKYRKIYLTIFKKENPIWTPDEKALLGQEIINEIQKLWQTGDIFLERPTVQEEITNGIHYFREAFYPVIPKLYLALKRALGKFYPDNELHLPPFLKFGSWIGGDRDGNPNVTPDLTRWALKAQKDLILSLYIQSVNELIGSLSQSTTKVNVSPELLASIEIDAANMPDTGQRIIDRNPYEPYRQKLSFIKIRLEKTREVNTAVLTSAVAHSEKLYQNASEFLNDLQIIRRSLYENKGSKTAEIEIDALIKRIEVFAFHLVRLDIREEASKHTRAILEIFEVLGIYPDYINMPEDEKIRILAMEIENRRPLIHEDMTLPAECRRTVETFRVIKWARENISPDAINTYIISMTHELSDILTVLLLAKEAGIRFLDIVPLFETIDDLRRSGTIMEGLFSLPVYRRHLEQRGKLQEIMLGYSDSNKDGGIITSGWELYKAQKILRDVAQKHGMRLRLFHGKGGTVGRGGGPTHKAILAQPPGTIQCDIKITEQGEVISSKYANQGTALHNLELLCAGVIEASTPAFHKEIEALDEKYTPILDELSYMAYKLYRELVDDPHFYTYFIHATPVNEIGLAKIGSRPSKRKEEGWRIEDLRAIPWVFSWTQSRCMLPAWYPIGSTFKKFIDRDPAAHSILLKEMYQKWPFFENLLDNTQMTMVKADMNIAHLYSHLLPDSAIRDRIFDIIKMEFELSREMILFITGQKDLLDNDPWLQRSIRLRNPFMDPINYIQVNLLKQLRGDKTSAVNKKELTDTVLLTISCIAAGMRNTG
- a CDS encoding SurA N-terminal domain-containing protein, producing MLKIVRELAVDNPLVLKIIMGVIAVTFVLSMGWYGIQSRDADVVASVNGQDIKAQDYRRVYNRTVESYKDMYKDKFDAEMLEKLNIRDKVMDDLVARKLWLEAAGDVGLSVSDDELRDGIMKMKMFHREGKFDRSLYKGILDANRLSEAVFEGSQREEILIEKIKSIIRDSVTVSDAEVNEAFPSGLPGGKGGASAERVPEELQRLKKFLKFQKQEKAVMSYAVAMRAKAKIKVNKELL
- a CDS encoding 2'-deoxycytidine 5'-triphosphate deaminase; amino-acid sequence: MNKGTLPIQNLKQLIGTGVIKPSVPVIDKQLQPASIDLRLGSKAYRVRSSFLPQRRSVQELLDELYMYEVDLDDNGILEKKNVYVIPLIEELHLPPEINGKANPKSSTGRLDIFTRVITDKGYRFDEIDNGYSGALYLEVFPRSFTVRVTTGQSLNQLRLFNDRQHVEDRLLSSVCDSEKLLFNEDGVLLPSEAAIIRDGLCMRVDLKGRTSKGIVGFKAKKNSSIIDLSKAGGYLASDYWEPIHAPREGFLILEPEEFYIFASKEKVRVPLEYAAEMIEFDAGSGELRTHYAGFFDSGFGYGHGEVNGTRSVLEVRPHDVPFRIEDGQVFFKIRYEKMAGRPETSYGTDIGSHYHAQELALSKHFKNDLY
- a CDS encoding KamA family radical SAM protein, encoding MERWQHILKKSLIRPSQISEEFGLDAETLARIMDEYPARINPYFLSLITGKDDPLYRQVVPDAQEIHDNAGLDDPLNEEGDSPVFSVVHRYEDRALLMVTHQCPVYCRFCTRKRFVGREPVSREMVRKGIAYIREHNEIKDVILSGGDPLLLKDREIEEILRSLNEIPHVEIIRIGTRVPGTLPQRITKRLCNMLKKYHPLYMNINFIHPAEITKEVAIACGRLADAGIPLGSQTVLLKGINDNVETIKELMQKLLAIRVKPYYLYQADLTRGTDHLRTPVECGLNIIKALQGRISGMAIPRFVIDLPGGGGKIPLLPSDFVVEINDREVVARNYNDKVYSYPQPDQEKVSCD